In the Polyodon spathula isolate WHYD16114869_AA chromosome 44, ASM1765450v1, whole genome shotgun sequence genome, gaagcattgtaaagcacagagaggtctggtaaagcatagggaagcattgtaaagcacagagaggtgtggtaaagcatagggaagcattgtaaagcacagagaggtctggtaaagcatagggaagcattgtaaagcacagagaggtgtggtaaagcatagggaagcattgtaaagcacagaaaggtctggtaaagcacagagaggtctggtaaataaACTCACTGCACCTGCGTTAGAAATGCATACGTCCAAAGCGTCACTACAAAAACACGAACACATGCATTGTATAGTAGTGCtcgccacctgctggacactcCGCGGCATTACAGCTGCTGTACAACGAAGAGAGACAAAGCGCATATCTGGAAAGATGAAGGTGACGGTTAGGATCACACGCTCCGTTAGGATCACatgtttcgtgtgtgtgtgtgtgtgtgtgtgtgtgtgtgtgtgtgtagctgacCAAATGACGTCGGTGGCAAATGAAAAAAGGTTACCAGcgatatttaattttaaaaacacaaggcaAACCGGACGCTGTAAAACCTAAAACAAGAGCGATTACCCTACAGTACCGCTATTGCAGTCAGCAACCAACACCCACTGCACCCAAAAAAATAATTACCCGCCCCCAACTATACATAAACGTTTTCATTAAACAAATTACAATCAATTAAATAAACGTCCAGTCTCTACCTTATCAAGCAAGGGTACCCCCGACTTTCTCCCCCAGCTGCAGGGTGTAATCGTCGCTCCCTGAACCGGATCGCCGCTTCTCTCTCCACAGATTGAATTGCAAGCACTTCTCCTTCCTCGGCTAGCAGAGAGACACTGCCGATCAGCACCCTGCAGCCCCGCCCAACCGCGGCACCGTCACCGGGACTGGCGGAGGCGCTGTCCTATAGCGACCGGGGAGATCCTCAGCACCGGAGCGCTGCGGACCCGCTTCTGATGCGAAACTGCGCCGTGTGCATTCACCGAGAATAACATCGCCCTGCTGGGCTTATCTGAGCGGAGAACGGTACCGAGCCCCCAGCATTCAAGAATGCGGGTTCATCCGTCCACCTGTGCATTCATTCATTATCTAGTGAAGCACGCAATAACAACTCAAACATATagataataataacagtattgattatagatagatagatataatcaATGCTACAGTCTGTGTTTGCAGAGTTTGGGACGCCGCCTGTCTGCCGATCAAATTTGGTCAGCTGGGCACACGGCTACCTTTAAGACGGAGACCCCCAGCTGCTCCGGACTGCCTCCGCTAACCAATCAGCTGCGGCCAGTGTGGGAATCCCAGCGATCCGATTGGCCAGCTCAGGAGCGCAGAGGCGAGCGTAAGCCCGCCTCCTTGCTGCTGGCTCTGTTTTCTGAAGGCAAATTgggatttttttaatgtttgttttttgtttgtttttttttttcttttaaaagcctgCTTTCTGACAATATGGGTTCCAACCAACACTGCGGAGCtgcttagttattattattattattattattattattattattattattataaatcaaatatcAATTATATGCACATTGATATAGATTTTTTAAACCCTGCAAAAGAAATTAAAGCAACGAAAATGAGTGGCGGAGTGTATGGCGGAGGTAAGCGAGATTCTATATTATAATACGAAATAGCACAGCCTgcatatatatagacacacgcacacactagAATGCCAGTGGCTAATTAAGCAGCGGGTGCACTATTAATTCAGCAAATATTTATGCTTGCTTAAAAAGACACGCGTTTTACGGTAGCAATGCGCGGTGCGTGGAAACGCCATTCACACCGTGCCTTGAATTTCCACTCGCGCATGCGCACTGATCGGTTGCGTTCATTCGCTCCGTCACGAGGTGTGATCTCGGATATATTTAAAAGGAGGGCCACTTGAACCCCTGCAATTTACACACAGATAAGAAACGGCAGGCCCCAGAGCACGTGTCGTTGGGGGTCGCGCTGATGGGTTGCTCTCTGGGTTTGGTTGCAGATGAAGTGGGCGCGCTGGTCTTCGATATCGGCTCCTTCTCCGTGCGGGCGGGCTATGCAGGTGAAGACTGCCCCAAGGTAAGCAGCTGCTCTTTCACCATCCTGTACTTGACAGCAAAACCCCAACCCCATCTCGCCTCAGAACAGCTCTGCCCCCCGAACAGACcgcgttgtttgtttgtttgttcctcaCCAGGCGGATTTCCCGACCACGGTGGGCGTGCTGGTTCAGGACGACGTTGCCATGGAAATGGACGGAGACAAGGAGAAAAAAATCGGGAAGAGCTACTTCATCGACACCAACTCCCTGCACGTGCCGAGAGAGAGCATGGAGACCATGTCTCCTCTCAAGAACGGGATGAGTCAGTTTCTGTAACCGAAATGCCTCCTGTGCACGTACATGGCTCACACACaccgtgccttgcaaaagtattcagaccctcccTCTGGTGTCCcgtttttgtaaaattacaaaatgatgcatacgcATTTTTTTAAAGCTCGATATTTTTATTCAAAACCTGATTGGGTGGAAGCACCCCTGGCAGCGGCTACAGCCGCAGTTCTGTTTGGGCAAGCCTCTACCAGCTTCGCGCGCAGGCTTGTGCCCGTTCTTCGTGGCGGATTGGCTCAAGCGCTCTCAAGCTGCGTGGGGATTGCTTACGGACGGCAGTTTCGAAGTCTTCCCACGGATTCAAagcagggctttgactgggccactcaaggacattcactttcttattcttaaatcgctccagtgtagctctggccctgtgctttggatcattgtcctgctgaaaggtgatttTTCGCCCCAGTTGTAAGTCTTTAGCagagtgaaacaggtttccccttttagtatttgcctgtactttgctccgtcAATTTTTCCTTCattcctaacaagctttccagtccctgctgaggagaagcatccccacagcatgatgctgccaccaccatgcttgactgtagggatggggttgactgggagatgtgctgtgttgggtctgcgccaaatgcaacgcttggcatttagaccaaaaagttccggtttggtctcgtctgaccgcaacaccttttgccacattccTGCAGGATTGCTCGGGTGCCCatgtgggctttgagatggcttctTTGTAGTAACagattccttcttgccaccctgccatacggGCTACTTTTGTGAAGAGTTCAGGGTATTGTGAACCGATGCACGTTTTCTCCCATCTTCCACTCTGTAGCGCTTTCAAAGTTGTCgatggcctcacagtggcatccctcaccagtttcctccttgcccggctgctcagtttggagggatggcctgatctaggcagtgtctgggtggtgcaatacaccttccatttcttgatatttacaggcttcgatatttttttttgtacccttctcctgatctgtgcttttcagtgactttatccctgactcgCTTTGAAAGctgcttggtcttcatggttgagtctttgcttgaaatgcactacctgaccaaggaacctcacagagacaggtgttgtAATTCTGAAATTGTGAGAACCACCAATattgcagacagacagaggccGTTCAGCTAACTCGTTAAGATTGTGGCTCGTTAAGATTCTGTTAGTTTAGGTTttgggtttgaatacttatgcaatcctgactttttccatttttatttcacatgaaTTATCTATTTGCTTGTTTTTGCTGTGAATGTGTGGAATAGCTTGTGTATAACCCACATCTTCCTCCTTCAAAGTCTCAAGCTTTAAAGCAAGgcgctgtacacacacacacacaataaaaaaataaactatatgaacataaattaGATCTTTTATATAACATCATCTAAGGGAAAGACTGGTTTAAATTCACCCGCCTGTGGGTTTAATTACCCCGTGGAGAGGTAACACTGATTCCAGTGCTTCTGTCTAACAAACCGCGTGGAATCCACGTGGCTCACTTGTGAAGGCCCACGTGGGTTCTTGTTTGGTGTTTTCTTGCAGTTCAAGACTGGGATTGCTTCCAGTCCATCCTGGATCACACATACAGCAAGCACATGAAATCGGACCCTCACCTGCACCCGGTCCTAATGTCAGAGGCCCCTGTAAGTACTGTCCTGGGACCCTCAGATTTCTCATTCATTCGTTAACGAGTCGTTCagctgcttttatccagagcgactcgcagagactaggggggtgaactctgcatcaccaacaactgctgctgctgctgcagagtctcttccaataggacctcgtttgctttacatctgaaggacggagcacaaggaggttcagtgactcgctcagggtcacacacacacacacacacacacacacacacacacacacagagaggcacCTAATCGTTCGGCGCCCGTTATGTTTTTACTTTCAAACTGCTAACATTTATGAGgggtggaaatgagactcctgttgcacagcggtgtcatccagtccaggttttactaccagcttgatcagcccccagtgtgtctaggcaacaagctcaggtgtgtcttactattaaactcccagtgaaaccaggaatggatcaaaccgctctGCAACGGGAGTCTAACTTTCCACCTCCATTGATTATCCCGTATCACAGAACTCCACCTAATTTTAGTgttactgcaaaaataaaaaaaaaactgcaaaacgCAAACGCATCAAGCTGCACAGACACccgaattattattttttctaatttccaTGACACGACATAGGAAGTGCAGCTGTAGTGAGAGAAGTAAGGCATGAAAATGAAGAACTTTCTTTACTTCAGTGCACTGTCTGAtatcatgacaaaaaaaaaaaaaaaaaaaaaaaaaaggacttgaaATATCGAGAGCAGCCGTTAACCGAACCCGCGCTGTCGGTACTGACCGGCTTCGTCACTCACAGCctcatgtgttgttgttttttgtttttttgttttttttaaccttgttgGGTTTACCGCCCCCTGGTGGCGATTTCCAGTGGAACACCCGAGCCAAACGAGAGAGGCTGACTGAACTGATGTTCGAACACTACAACATCCCAGCCTTCTTCCTGTGTAAAACAGCCGTTCTCACTGCGTATCCTTCAGGAAAACCAGGCCACAAGCAtccttagggttagggttagcaaagtgtaataaagcacagtgatagcattgtaaagcacagagaggtctggtaaagcatagggaagcattgtaaagcacagagaggtgtggtaaagcatagggaagcattgtaaagcacagagaggtgtggtaaagcataggaagcattgtaaagcacagagagtaaagcatagggaagcattgtaaagcacagagaggtctggtaaagcatagggaagcattgtaaagcacagagaggtctggtaaagcatagggaagcattgtaaagcacagagaggtctggtaaagcacagggaagcattgtaaagcacagagaggtctggtaaagcacagggaagcattgtaaagcacagagaggtctggtaaagcacagggaagcattgtaaagcacagagaggcttggtaaagcacagggaagcattgtaaagcacagagaggtctggtaaagcatagggaagcattgtaaagcacagagaggtctggtaaagcatagggaagcattgtaaagcacagagaggtgtggtaaagcatagagaagcattgtaaagcacagagaggtctggtaaagcatagggaagcattgtaaagcacagagaggtgtggtaaagcatagggaagcattgtaaagcacagagaggtctggtaaagcatagggaagcattgtaaagcacagagaggtctggtaaagcatagggaagcattgtaaagcacagagaggtctggtaaagcatagggaagcattgtaaaagcacagagaggtctggtaaagcatagggaagcattgtaaagcacagagaggtgtgctaaagcatagggaagcattgtaaagcacagagaggtctggtaaagcatagggaagcattgtaaagcacagagaggtctggtaaagcatagggaagcattgtaaagcacagagaggtctggtaaagcatagggaagcattgtaaagcacagagaggtgtggtaaagcatagggaagcattgtaaagcacagagaggtctggtaaagcacaggaagtgTTAAGATTATGGTTTAGACCATTTAAAatagctctgtctgtctgtctgtgtgtccgtCTGTCTGTTACTCTGTTTTCTTTCACTGCTCGTCCAGTTTTGCCAATGGCCGCGCCACGGGGCTGGTCCTGGACAGCGGTGCCACGCACACCACGGCCATCCCGGTGCATGATGGGTACGTCCTACAGCAAGGTAAGCAagccccgccccccacccccttaAACTTTAAATTGGGGAGACATCACGGGTAGAAATAAttcggcacaaaaaaaaaaaaaaatctatatagtttttaattaaaaaaaaaaataataataaattgattcgACGGttctttttgatttttatttctttatttcttgatttattttacaggcaTTGTCAAGTCACCTCTGGCAGGGGACTTCATCTCAATGCAGTGCCGGGAGCTCTTTCAGGAAATGAATATCGATATCGTTCCTCCATACATGATCGCATCTAAGGCAAGCAGCACCCAACACGGGCCCTCTTATTAGTATTAGTATCGATTTAACAGACCCCTTTACCCCAGGAGACTCACACAGGTGtcacagggcagcgcagggttacaatgcaagcttcatattgaaacacagtgtagtttacactcagtgcaaataataacactgctagaatatgaactgggatgccgtgtataataataacactgctagaatatgaactgggatgccgtgtataataataacactgctagaatatgaactgggatgccgtgtataataataacactgctagaatatgaactgggatgccgtgtataataataacactgctagaatatgaactgggatgccgtgtataataataacactgctagaatatgaactgggatgctgtgtataataataacactgctagaatacaatgaactgggatgctgtgtataataataacactgctagaatatgaactgggatgctgtgtataataataacactgctagaatatgaactgggatgctgtgtataataataacactgctagaatatgaactgggatgaaCTGggatgtgtatatataataacactgctagaatatgaactgggatgctgtgtataataataacactgctagaataatagaactgggatgctgtgtataataataacactgctagaatatgaactgggatgccgtgtataataataacactgctagaatatgaactgggatgccgtgtataataataacactgctagaatatgaactgggatgccgtgtataataataacactgctagaatatgaactgggatgccgtgtataataataacactgctagaatatgaactgggatgccgtgtataataataacactgctagaatatgaactgggatgccgtgtataataataacactgctagaatatgaactgggatgccgtgtataataataacactgctagaatatgaactgggatgccgtgtataataataacactgctagaatatgaactaaTATGCACTGTGTATAATATGCCGTgtataacactgctagaatatgaactgggatgccgtgtataataataacactgctagaatatgaactgggatgccgtgtataataataacactgctagaatatgaactgggatgccgtgtataataataacactgctagaatatgaactgggatgccgtgtataataataacactgctagaatatgaactgggatgccgtgtataataataacactgctagaatatgaactgggatgccgtgtataataataacactgctagaatatgaactgggatgccgtgtataataataacactgctagaatatgaactgggatgccgtgtataataataacactgctagaatatgaactgggatgccgtgtataataataacactgctagaatatgaactgggatgctgtgtataataataacactgctagaatatgaactgggatgctgtgtataataataacactgctagaatatgaactgggatgctgtgtataataatgctagaatatgaactgggatgccgtgtataataataacactgctagaatatgaactgggatgctgtgtataataataacactgctagaatatgaactgggatgccgtgtataataataacactgctagaatatgaactgggatgccggatgctgctagaatatgaactgggatgtatataataataacactgctagaatatgaactgggatgctgtgtataataataacactgctagaatatgaactgggatgctgtgtataataataacactgctagaatatgaactgggatgctgtgtattataataacactgctagaatatgaactgggatgctgtgtataataataacactgctagaatatgaactgggatgccgtgtataataataacactgctagaatatgaactgggatgctgtgtataataataacactgctagaatatgaactgggatgccgtgtataataataacactgctagaatatgaactgggatgccgtgtataataataacactgctagaatatgaactgggatgccgtgtataataataacactgctagaatatgaactgggatgccgtgtataataataacactgctagaatatgaactgggatgccgtgtataataataacactgctagaatatgaactgggatgctgtgtataataataacactgctagaatatgaactgggatgccgtgtataataataacactgctagaatatgaactgggatgccgtgtataataataacactgctagaatatgaactgggatgccgtgtataataataacactgctagaatatgaactgggatgccgtgtataataataacactgctagaatatgaactgggatgccgtgtataataataacactgctagaatatgaactgggatgccgtgtataataataacactgctagaatatgaactgggatgccgtgtataataataacactgctagaatatgaactgggatgccgtgtataataataacactgctagaatatgaactgggatgccgtgtataataataacactgctagaatatgaactgggatgccgtgtataataataacactgctagaatatgaactgggatgccgtgtataataataacactgctagaatatgaactgggatgaaCTAATAACACTGGATGAActgtgtgtataataataacactgctagaatatgaactgggatgccgtgtataataataacactgctagaatatgaactgggatgctgtgtataataataacactgctagaatatgaactgggatgctgtgtataataataacactgctagaatatgaactgggatgccgtgtataataataacactgctagaatatgaactgggatgccgtgtataataataacactgctagaatatgaactgggatgccgtgtataataataacactgctagaatatgaactgggatgccgtgtataataataacactgctagaatatgaactgggatgctgtgtataataataacactgctagaatatgaactgggatgctgtgtataataataacactgctagaatatgaactgggatgccgtgtataataataacactgctagaatatgaactgggatgctgtgtataataataacactgctagaatgaactgggatgccgtgtataataataacactgctagaatatgaactgggatgccgtgtataataataacactgctagaatatgaactgggatgccgtgtataataataacactgctagaatatatgaactgggatgccgtgtataataataacactgctagaatatgaactgggatgccgtgtatgaataataacactgctagaatatgaactgggatgctgtgtataataataacactgctagaatatgaactgggatgccgtgtataataataacactgctagaatatgaactagaataataacactgctagaatatgaactgggatgccgtgtataataataacactgctagaatatgaactgggatgccgtgtataataataacactgctagaatatgaactgggatgctgtgtataataataacactgctagaatatgaactgggatgccgtgtataataataacactgctagaatatgaactgggatgctgtgtataataataacactgctagaatatgaactgggatgccgtgtatacactgctagaatatgaactgggatgccgtgtataataataacactgctagaatatgaactgggatgccgtgtataataataacactgctagaatatgaactgggatgccgtgtataataataacactgctagaatatgaactgggatgctgtgtataataataacactgctagaatatgaactgggatgctgtgtataataataacactgctagaatatgaactgggatgccgtgtataataataacactgctagaatatgaactgggatgctgtatAATATgaactgctagaatatgaactaacactgctagaataatgctaaatatgaactgggatgccgtgtataataataacactgctagggatgccgtgtataataataacactgctagaatatgaactgggatgccgtgtataataataacactgctagaatatgaactgggatgccgtgtattataataacactgctagaatatgaactgggatgccgtgtattataataacactgctagaatatgaactgggatgccatGTAGAATAATAACACTGTTAGAATTGAACTGGGATTTTTATTTTAGGAACTTGTCCGAGAGGGGGCGCCACCGAGCtggaaaaagaaagagaaattgCCACCGGTCACCAAGTCCTGGCATAACTACATGTGCAACGTAGGACTGtgtagagagagcgagagagagagagagagagagagagagagagagagagagagagagagagagagagagagagtgagagagcgaggggctgcagtgtggaaggcagtgggtttgaggagctcagtggttagagtaaAGAAAGCGccgtgggctgcagtgtggaaggcagtgggtttgaggagctcagtggttagatcaagaaagcgctgggctgcagtgtggaaggcagtgggtttgaggagctcagtggttagataaagaaagcgctgggctgcagtgtggaaggcagtgggtttgaggagctcagtggttagatcaagaaagcgctgggctgcagtgtggaaggcagtgggtttgaggagctcagtggtttgagcagctcagtggttagggtgccggactgcagtgtggaaggcagtgggagGGTGGTGTGTAATGTCTGTGTTTCGTCTCCAGGAGGTGTTCCAGGATTTCCAGGCCTCGGTTCTGCAGGTATCGGACTCCCCCTATGATGAACAGTGAGTGCTCCACACTACGCCGCATCCCTGACCGTCCCTAACCCTGCCTTTACCCAGCTCTGAGCCTGTCAGGAGAGTCCGGACAGCTAGCCTCACTACTCAAACCACGCCATGTTGCAGTGTGACccttcaactctgccagccccgcccactccacacacacacacacacacacacacacacacacacacacacacacacacatagatatagatacatataGCTGCATATTGAAAGCTGATTGTGGAATTGTTACCTGATCGGAACAGAACAGAAGAAGCCAGTTACGAAAAGATTTAGAGAAGTTTTGTTCCGATCTCCATCGTGCTcagctctctctgtctcctctcctctctctcctctctctccctctcctcacccctctcctctccctctctctcatctctcccctctcc is a window encoding:
- the actl6b gene encoding actin-like protein 6B isoform X2, whose translation is MHIDIDFLNPAKEIKATKMSGGVYGGDEVGALVFDIGSFSVRAGYAGEDCPKADFPTTVGVLVQDDVAMEMDGDKEKKIGKSYFIDTNSLHVPRESMETMSPLKNGMIQDWDCFQSILDHTYSKHMKSDPHLHPVLMSEAPWNTRAKRERLTELMFEHYNIPAFFLCKTAVLTAFANGRATGLVLDSGATHTTAIPVHDGYVLQQGIVKSPLAGDFISMQCRELFQEMNIDIVPPYMIASKELVREGAPPSWKKKEKLPPVTKSWHNYMCNEVFQDFQASVLQVSDSPYDEQVAAQMPTLHFEMPSGFTSDYGAERLRIPEGLFDPSNVKGLSGNTMLGAGHVVTTSIGMCDIDIRPGLYGSVIVTGGNTLLQGFTDRLTRELSQKTPPSMRLKLIASNSSVERRFSPWIGGSILASLGTFQQMWISKQEYEEGGKQSVERKCP
- the actl6b gene encoding actin-like protein 6B isoform X1; protein product: MHIDIDFLNPAKEIKATKMSGGVYGGDKKRQAPEHVSLGVALMGCSLGLVADEVGALVFDIGSFSVRAGYAGEDCPKADFPTTVGVLVQDDVAMEMDGDKEKKIGKSYFIDTNSLHVPRESMETMSPLKNGMIQDWDCFQSILDHTYSKHMKSDPHLHPVLMSEAPWNTRAKRERLTELMFEHYNIPAFFLCKTAVLTAFANGRATGLVLDSGATHTTAIPVHDGYVLQQGIVKSPLAGDFISMQCRELFQEMNIDIVPPYMIASKELVREGAPPSWKKKEKLPPVTKSWHNYMCNEVFQDFQASVLQVSDSPYDEQVAAQMPTLHFEMPSGFTSDYGAERLRIPEGLFDPSNVKGLSGNTMLGAGHVVTTSIGMCDIDIRPGLYGSVIVTGGNTLLQGFTDRLTRELSQKTPPSMRLKLIASNSSVERRFSPWIGGSILASLGTFQQMWISKQEYEEGGKQSVERKCP